The Drosophila bipectinata strain 14024-0381.07 chromosome 2L, DbipHiC1v2, whole genome shotgun sequence genome has a segment encoding these proteins:
- the LOC108126666 gene encoding uncharacterized protein, protein MEHSNGRRKPSLDQPEPPHPQSSAEEWSGKRKLYAIEEREESSPVTVGEGEAETAYDADVDELEQPGGEREIIYALFQPWALSTYGDQAKTKTITLRKKARILKALEGKEHSRPDSSKFRFWVKTKGFTTNRPDGFEEAPGSRRSLKPLPTSAILSDNPRDVDLFAASTSKGFGRRTYRKVACVEEFFDIIYNVHMELGGRSGMHAGQKRTYRIITETYAFLPREAVTRFLTICPECKKNLRPSSPLGGGKETDLGGNESSSEVENYLNYSSHTESSLEAGPTAKRRRHSSADLKASMPVTGGLALGGSGGGSGGGSGSGTMVASGVSDVLGAPPPSPSPKPLGAPGAVETTPVSVPKIRVKTQLQRPLSPPGVAKESAQVQSQTSVSGNTKANPPSHSNSSPQSFDVQLLKSRDNLLRYYDFMRRFYAGEQVLAPPIYGSSLLQSLSYPTSISTPSTTTPTVPTTPTTTSTITTTSDSVLAPPPKASSPGPNPGPSAFKTSPDSLLRARSPTVSSATPTAPPKDRAHTPINLTKSLFSSSKTGNPASTSTPVASAAPAPLKLELPSPPKPLPELRIPQLRGVPPVELSLPLPPLDLERLKPITSTYLQLTRSMGLSDEDALRFDNLFLFSLTCLAYKRNATNAMLTSEKDNDRKRHMSAGQQVPRC, encoded by the exons ATGGAACACTCCAATGGCCGCCGCAAGCCTAGCCTGGACCAGCCAGAACCACCTCACCCACAGTCCTCGGCAGAGGAGTGGAGTGGCAAGAGGAAGCTCTACGCCATCGAGGAGCGGGAGGAGAGCTCGCCGGTGACTGTGGGCGAGGGGGAGGCCGAGACGGCTTACGACGCGGACGTGGACGAGCTGGAACAGCCGGGCGGTGAGCGGGAGATTATCTACGCGCTGTTCCAGCCCTGGGCTCTCTCCACCTACGGCGATCAGGCCAAGACCAAGACGATAACGCTGCGCAAGAAGGCACGCATCCTGAAGGCTCTGGAGGGCAAGGAGCACAGTCGCCCGGACAGCTCCAAGTTTCGATTCTGGGTCAAGACAAAGG GTTTTACTACCAACCGTCCCGATGGCTTCGAGGAGGCACCTGGAAGTCGCCGGAGTCTGAAGCCTCTTCCCACATCTGCCATTTTGTCAGATAATCCGAGAGATGTGGACCTATTTGCTGCTTCCACCAGCAAAGGGTTCGGTCGTCGGACTTACCGCAAAGTGGCATGTGTGGAGGAGTTCTTCGATATCATCTACAATGTGCACATGGAACTGGGCGGACGCAGTGGGATGCATGCGGGCCAGAAGCGCACCTACCGCATT ATAACGGAAACCTATGCGTTTCTACCCCGCGAGGCAGTAACCCGCTTCCTAACCATTTGCCCCGAGTGCAAGAAAAACTTGCGCCCCTCCTCGCCCCTGGGGGGTGGAAAGGAGACCGACCTGGGCGGCAATGAAAGCTCCTCGGAAGTGGAGAACTACCTGAATTATTCATCACACACGGAGAGCTCGCTGGAGGCGGGGCCCACGGCCAAGCGTCGCCGTCATTCGAGCGCTGACCTCAAGGCCTCGATGCCGGTGACCGGCGGCTTGGCTCTGGGCGGAAGCGGAGGAGGGAGCGGGGGTGGGAGTGGCAGTGGGACCATGGTGGCAAGTGGCGTAAGCGATGTTCTGGGGGCACCACCGCCGAGCCCCAGTCCCAAGCCACTCGGGGCACCGGGGGCAGTTGAAACCACACCGGTTAGCGTGCCCAAAATTCGGGTCAAGACCCAGCTGCAGCGTCCGTTGAGTCCGCCGGGTGTGGCCAAAGAGTCGGCCCAGGTTCAGTCCCAAACGAGTGTTAGTGGCAACACCAAGGCCAATCCTCCATCGCATTCGAATTCGAGTCCCCAAAGCTTTGATGTGCAGCTGTTGAAATCGCGGGATAATCTGCTTCGCTACTATGACTTCATGAGACGTTTCTATGCTGGCGAACAGGTTTTAGCACCGCCCATCTACGGCAGCAGTCTGCTTCAGAGCCTCAGCTATCCAACCAGCATCTCAACCCCATCAACAACAACCCCTACAGTCCCGACAACCCCTACCACTACGTCTACCATCACCACCACTTCAGATTCAGTACTGGCACCACCTCCCAAGGCATCTTCTCCCGGTCCGAATCCTGGTCCTTCCGCGTTCAAAACTTCTCCGGACAGCTTGCTGCGTGCTCGCTCTCCGACTGTCTCATCTGCCACGCCCACCGCCCCTCCCAAAGATAGAGCCCACACACCGATCAATCTAACCAAATCTTTATTTTCCAGTTCGAAGACGGGCAACCCGGCCTCCACGTCAACCCCTGTGGCCAGCGCCGCCCCGGCTCCGCTTAAGCTTGAGCTGCCCAGTCCGCCCAAGCCGCTGCCGGAGCTGCGAATTCCTCAGCTGCGTGGAGTGCCGCCAGTGGAGTTGTCTTTGCCGCTGCCACCACTGGACTTGGAGCGATTGAAGCCAATTACTTCGACGTATTTGCAGTTGACGCGCAGCATGGGACTCAGTGACGAGGATGCCCTGCGGTTCGATAACCTG TTTCTTTTTTCTCTGACATGCTTGGCTTATAAACGTAACGCAACTAATGCAATGCTAACGAGCGAGAAAGACAATGACAGAAAAAGACACATGTCGGCAGGACAACAAGTACCACGTTGCTGA
- the LOC108126681 gene encoding uncharacterized protein, translating into MKSNLLISVVCFLVLLVELGAARANPTRVNEWVRNQAREFGLSDAEYDELRLSGQPLVKTNQNDAGVRTSVTYVLSPDGSKISRTRLSELRLPSRQESVVYRGPDNIQNWGYAPNPAPQVFRPILEPDFLARFFDNPFINPLGIGFPQFATLFPDLSPPPGVTPHVETKTITDPSGGQYTVTTSHWSTHSGSGQNPFLAPRFDLPGFPNIGSRIYPNNPPLPPAPSFGRPSPPNRNPNPQAGNPPSPAGGSSPPDVSPNYPASREPLGDGDTDEWVPVQQPTSTQRTLVPLPTLAPPKGNAPSNDRAIDDFLEKVDLTPSEIEEENGEVVRTIVDSKGRVLSARFVLSTVKGDNEPLKQTKPTK; encoded by the exons ATGAAGTCTAATCTTTTGATTAGCGTTGTTTGTTTCTTGGTACTACTAGTAGAG TTGGGAGCTGCCCGAGCCAACCCAACCAGGGTCAACGAATGGGTTCGCAACCAGGCCCGCGAATTTGGATTATCCGATGCAGAATATGATGAATTGAGGCTCAGTGGACAGCCGCTGGTTAAAACTAACCAGAACGATGCCGGAGTGCGAACCTCAGTGACGTACGTGCTAAGTCCCGACGGCAGTAAGATTTCTCGGACTAGACTATCGGAGTTAAGGCTTCCGTCCAGGCAGGAATCTGTTGTCTATCGTGGTCCAGACAACATTCAGAATTGGGGATACGCTCCCAATCCGGCTCCCCAAGTTTTTCGTCCTATCTTAGAACCCGACTTTCTGGCCAGGTTCTTCGACAATCCCTTCATAAATCCCCTTGGAATCGGATTTCCCCAGTTTGCGACTCTTTTCCCTGACTTAAGCCCGCCTCCCGGAGTAACGCCCCATGTCGAAACCAAAACTATAACGGATCCCTCCGGCGGTCAATACACGGTCACCACCAGCCATTGGAGTACCCACTCGGGTTCCGGACAAAACCCGTTCTTGGCACCCAGGTTCGACCTGCCTGGATTTCCAAATATAGGTAGCCGAATTTATCCAAATAATCCACCTTTGCCGCCGGCCCCATCTTTTGGACGCCCAAGTCCCCCAAACCGCAACCCGAACCCCCAAGCCGGCAACCCACCTTCACCAGCGGGTGGCTCCAGTCCACCAGATGTTTCACCAAACTATCCAGCTAGCAGAGAACCACTAGGTGACGGCGACACGGACGAGTGGGTACCGGTACAGCAGCCCACTTCCACCCAAAGAACCCTAGTTCCACTGCCAACACTAGCACCCCCTAAGGGAAATGCTCCATCAAATGATAGAGCCATAGACGATTTCCTAGAAAAGGTCGATCTTACTCCCTCGGAAATCGAAGAGGAGAATGGCGAAGTGGTCAGGACCATTGTGGACAGCAAGGGACGTGTTCTGAGTGCCAGGTTTGTCCTGAGCACCGTCAAGGGGGACAACGAGCCcttgaaacaaacaaaacccACAAAGTAA